The proteins below are encoded in one region of Streptomyces roseirectus:
- a CDS encoding helix-turn-helix domain-containing protein — MGDHTATGIGARPAPALREYVDSYVGFDLRGLPAGVHCGPPSRTLTAVISLSDPLEVAAGVDDGSPVTRFGSVAGGLMSRSVAIHHDGRQHGVKVSLTPLGARAVYGVPAVELAHQLVPLDELLGALGVELVDRLRSATTWAARFAALDEVLLRAVSRGAGGDRVRPEVAEAWRRLVAARGQVQVGEIAAELGWSRRYFTERFRDEVGLAPKTFARVLRFEHAHDLAAARDPLPWGDVAAVSGYADQAHLVRDWREFTNRSPTAWRRGEVLLGAG; from the coding sequence ATGGGGGATCACACGGCCACCGGGATCGGCGCCCGTCCGGCGCCCGCCCTGCGGGAGTACGTCGACTCGTACGTCGGTTTCGATCTGCGCGGGCTCCCGGCGGGGGTGCACTGCGGCCCGCCGAGCCGCACGCTCACCGCGGTGATCAGCCTGTCGGATCCGCTGGAGGTGGCGGCGGGCGTCGACGACGGGTCACCGGTCACCCGGTTCGGCAGCGTGGCCGGCGGTCTGATGTCCCGGTCCGTCGCGATTCACCACGACGGACGCCAGCACGGCGTGAAGGTGTCGCTGACGCCGCTCGGGGCGCGTGCCGTCTACGGCGTGCCCGCCGTCGAACTCGCCCACCAACTGGTCCCGTTGGACGAGCTTCTGGGAGCGCTCGGCGTCGAACTCGTCGACCGGCTCCGATCGGCGACGACCTGGGCGGCGCGGTTCGCCGCGCTGGACGAAGTGCTCCTGCGAGCCGTCAGCAGAGGCGCCGGCGGCGACCGTGTGCGCCCCGAGGTGGCCGAGGCGTGGCGCCGCCTCGTCGCCGCGCGGGGCCAGGTCCAGGTCGGTGAGATCGCCGCGGAACTCGGCTGGAGCCGCCGGTACTTCACCGAGCGGTTCCGCGACGAGGTGGGCCTGGCGCCGAAGACCTTCGCCCGCGTCCTGCGCTTCGAGCACGCGCACGACCTCGCGGCGGCGCGGGACCCGCTCCCGTGGGGCGACGTGGCGGCCGTCTCCGGCTACGCCGACCAGGCCCATCTCGTCCGGGACTGGCGCGAGTTCACGAACCGCTCGCCGACGGCCTGGCGGCGCGGCGAGGTCCTGCTCGGAGCCGGGTAG
- a CDS encoding cupin domain-containing protein, whose translation MRLVNDERAAMDLRTTPVHLGLGSRANPVEGFAWDPEVLRAYSTAVAADGAEGRMVMIFDGDGPGDHWESHPAGDELVVCLTGSVTVTRDVDGAHERVLLGPGEATVNPAGVWHAVDMEGPASILSITATLGTDHRPRQAGPERTP comes from the coding sequence ATGAGACTTGTCAACGACGAACGCGCTGCCATGGACCTGCGGACCACCCCCGTGCACCTCGGACTGGGGTCGAGAGCGAACCCCGTCGAGGGCTTCGCCTGGGACCCGGAGGTGCTGCGCGCCTACAGCACGGCGGTCGCGGCGGACGGCGCCGAGGGCCGGATGGTGATGATCTTCGACGGCGACGGCCCCGGCGACCACTGGGAGAGCCACCCCGCGGGCGACGAACTGGTCGTCTGCCTCACCGGATCCGTGACGGTCACCCGCGACGTGGACGGGGCACACGAACGCGTCCTGCTCGGGCCCGGCGAGGCCACCGTCAACCCGGCCGGGGTGTGGCACGCGGTCGACATGGAGGGGCCGGCGTCCATCCTGTCCATCACCGCGACCCTCGGCACCGACCACCGCCCCCGCCAGGCCGGCCCGGAGCGGACGCCGTGA